Proteins encoded by one window of Camelus bactrianus isolate YW-2024 breed Bactrian camel chromosome 9, ASM4877302v1, whole genome shotgun sequence:
- the LOC105074525 gene encoding zinc finger protein 792-like isoform X5, producing the protein MAAAALRDPPQGGVSFLDVAVRFSGKEWRLLDEAQRRLYLDVMLKNYALVSSLALVPAVLNPHGEGLEVSCLAVRLMDAPWFPFP; encoded by the exons ATGGCGGCGGCCGCGCTGAGGGACCCGCCTCAG GGTGGTGTGAGCTTTCTGGATGTTGCCGTGCGCTTCTCCGGGAAGGAATGGAGGCTCCTTGATGAGGCTCAGAGACGCCTGTACCTCGATGTGATGCTGAAGAACTATGCACTTGTATCCTCACTGG CCTTAGTACCTGCTGTACTGAACCCTCATGGGGAAGGATTGGAGGTCAGCTGTCTTGCAGTAAGGCTAATGGATGCACCTTGGTTCCCCTTTCCCTGA
- the LOC141578707 gene encoding uncharacterized protein LOC141578707 isoform X1, which produces MAAAALRDPPQGGVSFLDVAVRFSGKEWRLLDEAQRRLYLDVMLKNYALVSSLGCCCGAGGDETSCEETVPEAVTQAGSPEAASSSQKTHPCEMCGPVLRDIFQVAEQQGTGHSQKLLRCGACATQFYIPLESSVQGASFLKSHRFHVSHDPFTSGKIVANARPLQQQATPTVEKPNTATALQSRSRPISGECDKALGPEHTLVQDQGVDTERPRFVCSECGKTFRYKVSFVMHHRIHSGETLHVFNQCGKTFRQNSTFSQHGKMCTGSRQDKCSKCGKSLSHKSDFIYPQKLHNGASSSVCSDCSGSFSDRSELIPRERVFSGEGFYKCNDCVKSFSCRSALIYHQRSHTGEKPYECSDCGKAFTTNSFLRRHQRVHSGERPHECSDCGKCFNLKSSFIYHQRSHTGEQPYKCSHCGKSYTTRFNLRCHLRVHSGERLSECRYCGKSFTSKAALTRHQRSHTGEKPYKCSECGKAFTFSSNLRYHQRSHSGEKPYECVDCWKSFSSRSSFTYHRKSHTGERPYECSDCGKAFKTNYFLRCHQRVHSGERPYECSDCGKSFSSRSALRYHQKSHRGGKPSEYSDCGKPFLFKSRFCSRQEVHSGKRSSKRCSECGKSLTSNFALRYHLRIHSGERPYECSDCGKCFRSKSSFTYHQKCHTGEKPYECVDCGKAFKTNYFLRCHQRVHSGERPYECSDCGKSYISWHGLRYHQKSHRGGTPFKCSYCGKSYTSLVNLHNHLKVHS; this is translated from the coding sequence GTTGCTGCTGTGGAGCTGGGGGTGATGAGACATCCTGTGAAGAGACTGTTCCCGAAGCGGTGACCCAGGCTGGGTCTCCTGAGGCCGCTTCGTCTTCCCAGAAGACCCACCCCTGTGAGATGTGTggtcctgttttgagagacattttCCAGGTGGCTGAGCAGCAAGGAACAGGACACAGCCAGAAACTGTTGAGGTGTGGGGCGTGTGCAACACAATTCTATATACCTTTGGAAAGCAGTGTGCAAGGGGCTTCGTTTCTCAAGAGCCACAGATTCCACGTGTCACATGATCCTTTTACTTCCGGGAAAATCGTGGCCAATGCCAGACCTCTGCAGCAACAGGCCACACCTACTGTGGAGAAGCCAAATACAGCCACAGCTTTACAAAGCAGAAGTCGTCCCATTTCAGGAGAATGCGACAAAGCCCTCGGCCCTGAACACACACTTGTTCAGGACCAGGGTGTCGACACTGAAAGACCACGCTTTGTGTGCAGTGAGTGTGGCAAAACATTTAGGTACAAAGTCTCATTTGTTATGCACCATAGAATCCACTCTGGAGAAACGCTTCATGTGTTTAACCAATGTGGCAAAACGTTTAGGCAAAACTCAACCTTCAGTCAACATGGAAAAATGTGTACTGGTTCAAGACAGGACAAGTGCAGCAAATGTGGGAAATCCCTGAGCCACAAGTCTGACTTCATTTATCCCCAGAAATTGCACAATGGTGCAAGCAGCTCCGTGTGCAGTGACTGTTCAGGGTCTTTTTCCGATAGGTCTGAGTTGATTCCACGTGAGAGAGTTTTCTCTGGAGAAGGGTTTTATAAGTGTAATGACTGTGTGAAATCTTTTAGCTGTAGGTCTGCCCTCATTTATCATCAGAGATCTCACACAGGAGAAAAGCCGTATGAGTGCAGTGACTGTGGGAAAGCCTTTACCACTAACTCCTTCCTCCGTCGTCATCAGAGAGTTCATTCTGGAGAACGGCCTCATGAGTGTAGTGACTGTGGGAAATGTTTCAACTTGAAGTCTTCCTTCATTTATCATCAGAGATCTCACACAGGAGAACAGCCTTATAAGTGCAGTCATTGCGGAAAATCTTACACCACTCGTTTTAACCTCCGTTGTCATCTACGAGTTCACTCTGGAGAAAGGCTTTCTGAGTGCAGGTACTGTGGGAAATCTTTTACATCTAAGGCTGCCCTCACACGTCATCAGAGATCTCACACAGGAGAAAAGCCGTAtaagtgcagtgaatgtgggaaggcTTTTACTTTTAGTTCCAACCTCCGTTACCATCAGAGAAGTCATTCTGGAGAAAAGCCTTATGAGTGCGTTGACTGTTGGAAATCTTTTTCGTCTAGGTCCTCTTTCACATATCATCGGAAATCTCACACTGGAGAAAGGCCTTATGAGTGCAGTGACTGTGGGAAAGCCTTTAAGACTAACTACTTCCTCCGTTGTCATCAGAGAGTTCATTCTGGAGAACGGCCTTATGAGTGCAGTGACTGTGGGAAATCTTTTTCCTCTAGGTCTGCCTTAAGATACCATCAGAAATCTCACAGAGGAGGAAAGCCTTCTGAGTACAGTGACTGTGGGAAGCCTTTTCTCTTTAAATCCAGATTTTGTTCCCGTCAGGAAGTTCATTCTGGAAAGAGGTCTTCTAAAAGGTGCAGTGAGTGCGGGAAATCTTTGACCAGTAACTTCGCCCTCCGTTACCATCTGAGAATTCATTCTGGAGAAAGGCCTTATGAGTGCAGTGACTGTGGGAAATGTTTTAGGTCTAAGTCTTCTTTCACATATCATCAGAAATGTCACACAGGAGAAAAGCCTTATGAGTGCGTTGACTGTGGGAAAGCCTTTAAGACTAACTACTTCCTCCGTTGTCATCAGAGAGTTCATTCTGGAGAACGGCCTTATGAGTGCAGTGACTGTGGGAAATCTTATATCTCTTGGCATGGCTTAAGATATCATCAGAAATCTCACAGAGGAGGAACGCCTTTTAAATGCAGTTACTGTGGGAAATCTTATACCAGTCTTGTTAACCTCCATAATCACCTAAAAGTTCACTCTTGA
- the LOC105074525 gene encoding uncharacterized protein LOC105074525 isoform X2, which yields MAAAALRDPPQGGVSFLDVAVRFSGKEWRLLDEAQRRLYLDVMLKNYALVSSLGCCCGAGGDETSCEETVPEAVTQAGSPEAASSSQKTHPCEMCGPVLRDIFQVAEQQGTGHSQKLLRCGACATQFYIPLESSVQGASFLKSHRLHVSHDPFTSGKIVANARPLQQQATPTVEKPNTATALQSRSRPISGECDKALGPEHTLVQDQGVDTERPRFVCSECGKTFRYKVSFVMHHRIHSGETLHVFNQCGKTFRQNSTFSQHGKMCTGSRQDKCSKCGKSLSHKSDFIYPQKLHNGASSSVCSDCSGSFSDRSELIPRERVFSGEGFYKCNDCVKSFSCRSALIYHQRSHTGEKPYECSDCGKAFTTNSFLRRHQRVHSGERPHECSDCGKCFNLKSSFIYHQRSHTGEQPYKCSHCGKSYTTRFNLRCHLRVHSGERLSECRYCGKSFTSKAALTRHQRSHTGEKPYKCSECGKAFTFSSNLRYHQRSHSGEKPYECVDCWKSFSSRSSFTYHRKSHTGERPYECSDCGKAFKTNYFLRCHQRVHSGERPYECSDCGKSFSSRSALRYHQKSHRGGKPSEYSDCGKPFLFKSRFCSRQEVHSGKRSSKRCSECGKSLTSNFALRYHLRIHSGERPYECSDCGKCFRSKSSFTYHQKCHTGEKPYECVDCGKAFKTNYFLRCHQRVHSGERPYECSDCGKSYISWHGLRYHQKSHRGGTPFKCSYCGKSYTSLVNLHNHLKVHS from the exons ATGGCGGCGGCCGCGCTGAGGGACCCGCCTCAG GGTGGTGTGAGCTTTCTGGATGTTGCCGTGCGCTTCTCCGGGAAGGAATGGAGGCTCCTTGATGAGGCTCAGAGACGCCTGTACCTCGATGTGATGCTGAAGAACTATGCACTTGTATCCTCACTGG GTTGCTGCTGTGGAGCTGGGGGTGATGAGACATCCTGTGAAGAGACTGTTCCCGAAGCGGTGACCCAGGCTGGGTCTCCTGAGGCCGCTTCGTCTTCCCAGAAGACCCACCCCTGTGAGATGTGTggtcctgttttgagagacattttCCAGGTGGCTGAGCAGCAAGGAACAGGACACAGCCAGAAACTGTTGAGGTGTGGGGCGTGTGCAACACAATTCTATATACCTTTGGAAAGCAGTGTGCAAGGGGCTTCGTTTCTCAAGAGCCACAGATTGCACGTGTCACATGATCCTTTTACTTCCGGGAAAATCGTGGCCAATGCCAGACCTCTGCAGCAACAGGCCACACCTACTGTGGAGAAGCCAAATACAGCCACAGCTTTACAAAGCAGAAGTCGTCCCATTTCAGGAGAATGCGACAAAGCCCTCGGCCCTGAACACACACTTGTTCAGGACCAGGGTGTCGACACTGAAAGACCACGCTTTGTGTGCAGTGAGTGTGGCAAAACATTTAGGTACAAAGTCTCATTTGTTATGCACCATAGAATCCACTCTGGAGAAACGCTTCATGTGTTTAACCAATGTGGCAAAACGTTTAGGCAAAACTCAACCTTCAGTCAACATGGAAAAATGTGTACTGGTTCAAGACAGGACAAGTGCAGCAAATGTGGGAAATCCCTGAGCCACAAGTCTGACTTCATTTATCCCCAGAAATTGCACAATGGTGCAAGCAGCTCCGTGTGCAGTGACTGTTCAGGGTCTTTTTCCGATAGGTCTGAGTTGATTCCACGTGAGAGAGTTTTCTCTGGAGAAGGGTTTTATAAGTGTAATGACTGTGTGAAATCTTTTAGCTGTAGGTCTGCCCTCATTTATCATCAGAGATCTCACACAGGAGAAAAGCCGTATGAGTGCAGTGACTGTGGGAAAGCCTTTACCACTAACTCCTTCCTCCGTCGTCATCAGAGAGTTCATTCTGGAGAACGGCCTCATGAGTGTAGTGACTGTGGGAAATGTTTCAACTTGAAGTCTTCCTTCATTTATCATCAGAGATCTCACACAGGAGAACAGCCTTATAAGTGCAGTCATTGCGGAAAATCTTACACCACTCGTTTTAACCTCCGTTGTCATCTACGAGTTCACTCTGGAGAAAGGCTTTCTGAGTGCAGGTACTGTGGGAAATCTTTTACATCTAAGGCTGCCCTCACACGTCATCAGAGATCTCACACAGGAGAAAAGCCGTAtaagtgcagtgaatgtgggaaggcTTTTACTTTTAGTTCCAACCTCCGTTACCATCAGAGAAGTCATTCTGGAGAAAAGCCTTATGAGTGCGTTGACTGTTGGAAATCTTTTTCGTCTAGGTCCTCTTTCACATATCATCGGAAATCTCACACTGGAGAAAGGCCTTATGAGTGCAGTGACTGTGGGAAAGCCTTTAAGACTAACTACTTCCTCCGTTGTCATCAGAGAGTTCATTCTGGAGAACGGCCTTATGAGTGCAGTGACTGTGGGAAATCTTTTTCCTCTAGGTCTGCCTTAAGATACCATCAGAAATCTCACAGAGGAGGAAAGCCTTCTGAGTACAGTGACTGTGGGAAGCCTTTTCTCTTTAAATCCAGATTTTGTTCCCGTCAGGAAGTTCATTCTGGAAAGAGGTCTTCTAAAAGGTGCAGTGAGTGCGGGAAATCTTTGACCAGTAACTTCGCCCTCCGTTACCATCTGAGAATTCATTCTGGAGAAAGGCCTTATGAGTGCAGTGACTGTGGGAAATGTTTTAGGTCTAAGTCTTCTTTCACATATCATCAGAAATGTCACACAGGAGAAAAGCCTTATGAGTGCGTTGACTGTGGGAAAGCCTTTAAGACTAACTACTTCCTCCGTTGTCATCAGAGAGTTCATTCTGGAGAACGGCCTTATGAGTGCAGTGACTGTGGGAAATCTTATATCTCTTGGCATGGCTTAAGATATCATCAGAAATCTCACAGAGGAGGAACGCCTTTTAAATGCAGTTACTGTGGGAAATCTTATACCAGTCTTGTTAACCTCCATAATCACCTAAAAGTTCACTCTTGA
- the LOC141578707 gene encoding uncharacterized protein LOC141578707 isoform X2 has protein sequence MCGPVLRDIFQVAEQQGTGHSQKLLRCGACATQFYIPLESSVQGASFLKSHRFHVSHDPFTSGKIVANARPLQQQATPTVEKPNTATALQSRSRPISGECDKALGPEHTLVQDQGVDTERPRFVCSECGKTFRYKVSFVMHHRIHSGETLHVFNQCGKTFRQNSTFSQHGKMCTGSRQDKCSKCGKSLSHKSDFIYPQKLHNGASSSVCSDCSGSFSDRSELIPRERVFSGEGFYKCNDCVKSFSCRSALIYHQRSHTGEKPYECSDCGKAFTTNSFLRRHQRVHSGERPHECSDCGKCFNLKSSFIYHQRSHTGEQPYKCSHCGKSYTTRFNLRCHLRVHSGERLSECRYCGKSFTSKAALTRHQRSHTGEKPYKCSECGKAFTFSSNLRYHQRSHSGEKPYECVDCWKSFSSRSSFTYHRKSHTGERPYECSDCGKAFKTNYFLRCHQRVHSGERPYECSDCGKSFSSRSALRYHQKSHRGGKPSEYSDCGKPFLFKSRFCSRQEVHSGKRSSKRCSECGKSLTSNFALRYHLRIHSGERPYECSDCGKCFRSKSSFTYHQKCHTGEKPYECVDCGKAFKTNYFLRCHQRVHSGERPYECSDCGKSYISWHGLRYHQKSHRGGTPFKCSYCGKSYTSLVNLHNHLKVHS, from the coding sequence ATGTGTggtcctgttttgagagacattttCCAGGTGGCTGAGCAGCAAGGAACAGGACACAGCCAGAAACTGTTGAGGTGTGGGGCGTGTGCAACACAATTCTATATACCTTTGGAAAGCAGTGTGCAAGGGGCTTCGTTTCTCAAGAGCCACAGATTCCACGTGTCACATGATCCTTTTACTTCCGGGAAAATCGTGGCCAATGCCAGACCTCTGCAGCAACAGGCCACACCTACTGTGGAGAAGCCAAATACAGCCACAGCTTTACAAAGCAGAAGTCGTCCCATTTCAGGAGAATGCGACAAAGCCCTCGGCCCTGAACACACACTTGTTCAGGACCAGGGTGTCGACACTGAAAGACCACGCTTTGTGTGCAGTGAGTGTGGCAAAACATTTAGGTACAAAGTCTCATTTGTTATGCACCATAGAATCCACTCTGGAGAAACGCTTCATGTGTTTAACCAATGTGGCAAAACGTTTAGGCAAAACTCAACCTTCAGTCAACATGGAAAAATGTGTACTGGTTCAAGACAGGACAAGTGCAGCAAATGTGGGAAATCCCTGAGCCACAAGTCTGACTTCATTTATCCCCAGAAATTGCACAATGGTGCAAGCAGCTCCGTGTGCAGTGACTGTTCAGGGTCTTTTTCCGATAGGTCTGAGTTGATTCCACGTGAGAGAGTTTTCTCTGGAGAAGGGTTTTATAAGTGTAATGACTGTGTGAAATCTTTTAGCTGTAGGTCTGCCCTCATTTATCATCAGAGATCTCACACAGGAGAAAAGCCGTATGAGTGCAGTGACTGTGGGAAAGCCTTTACCACTAACTCCTTCCTCCGTCGTCATCAGAGAGTTCATTCTGGAGAACGGCCTCATGAGTGTAGTGACTGTGGGAAATGTTTCAACTTGAAGTCTTCCTTCATTTATCATCAGAGATCTCACACAGGAGAACAGCCTTATAAGTGCAGTCATTGCGGAAAATCTTACACCACTCGTTTTAACCTCCGTTGTCATCTACGAGTTCACTCTGGAGAAAGGCTTTCTGAGTGCAGGTACTGTGGGAAATCTTTTACATCTAAGGCTGCCCTCACACGTCATCAGAGATCTCACACAGGAGAAAAGCCGTAtaagtgcagtgaatgtgggaaggcTTTTACTTTTAGTTCCAACCTCCGTTACCATCAGAGAAGTCATTCTGGAGAAAAGCCTTATGAGTGCGTTGACTGTTGGAAATCTTTTTCGTCTAGGTCCTCTTTCACATATCATCGGAAATCTCACACTGGAGAAAGGCCTTATGAGTGCAGTGACTGTGGGAAAGCCTTTAAGACTAACTACTTCCTCCGTTGTCATCAGAGAGTTCATTCTGGAGAACGGCCTTATGAGTGCAGTGACTGTGGGAAATCTTTTTCCTCTAGGTCTGCCTTAAGATACCATCAGAAATCTCACAGAGGAGGAAAGCCTTCTGAGTACAGTGACTGTGGGAAGCCTTTTCTCTTTAAATCCAGATTTTGTTCCCGTCAGGAAGTTCATTCTGGAAAGAGGTCTTCTAAAAGGTGCAGTGAGTGCGGGAAATCTTTGACCAGTAACTTCGCCCTCCGTTACCATCTGAGAATTCATTCTGGAGAAAGGCCTTATGAGTGCAGTGACTGTGGGAAATGTTTTAGGTCTAAGTCTTCTTTCACATATCATCAGAAATGTCACACAGGAGAAAAGCCTTATGAGTGCGTTGACTGTGGGAAAGCCTTTAAGACTAACTACTTCCTCCGTTGTCATCAGAGAGTTCATTCTGGAGAACGGCCTTATGAGTGCAGTGACTGTGGGAAATCTTATATCTCTTGGCATGGCTTAAGATATCATCAGAAATCTCACAGAGGAGGAACGCCTTTTAAATGCAGTTACTGTGGGAAATCTTATACCAGTCTTGTTAACCTCCATAATCACCTAAAAGTTCACTCTTGA
- the LOC105074525 gene encoding uncharacterized protein LOC105074525 isoform X3: MCGPVLRDIFQVAEQQGTGHSQKLLRCGACATQFYIPLESSVQGASFLKSHRLHVSHDPFTSGKIVANARPLQQQATPTVEKPNTATALQSRSRPISGECDKALGPEHTLVQDQGVDTERPRFVCSECGKTFRYKVSFVMHHRIHSGETLHVFNQCGKTFRQNSTFSQHGKMCTGSRQDKCSKCGKSLSHKSDFIYPQKLHNGASSSVCSDCSGSFSDRSELIPRERVFSGEGFYKCNDCVKSFSCRSALIYHQRSHTGEKPYECSDCGKAFTTNSFLRRHQRVHSGERPHECSDCGKCFNLKSSFIYHQRSHTGEQPYKCSHCGKSYTTRFNLRCHLRVHSGERLSECRYCGKSFTSKAALTRHQRSHTGEKPYKCSECGKAFTFSSNLRYHQRSHSGEKPYECVDCWKSFSSRSSFTYHRKSHTGERPYECSDCGKAFKTNYFLRCHQRVHSGERPYECSDCGKSFSSRSALRYHQKSHRGGKPSEYSDCGKPFLFKSRFCSRQEVHSGKRSSKRCSECGKSLTSNFALRYHLRIHSGERPYECSDCGKCFRSKSSFTYHQKCHTGEKPYECVDCGKAFKTNYFLRCHQRVHSGERPYECSDCGKSYISWHGLRYHQKSHRGGTPFKCSYCGKSYTSLVNLHNHLKVHS, translated from the coding sequence ATGTGTggtcctgttttgagagacattttCCAGGTGGCTGAGCAGCAAGGAACAGGACACAGCCAGAAACTGTTGAGGTGTGGGGCGTGTGCAACACAATTCTATATACCTTTGGAAAGCAGTGTGCAAGGGGCTTCGTTTCTCAAGAGCCACAGATTGCACGTGTCACATGATCCTTTTACTTCCGGGAAAATCGTGGCCAATGCCAGACCTCTGCAGCAACAGGCCACACCTACTGTGGAGAAGCCAAATACAGCCACAGCTTTACAAAGCAGAAGTCGTCCCATTTCAGGAGAATGCGACAAAGCCCTCGGCCCTGAACACACACTTGTTCAGGACCAGGGTGTCGACACTGAAAGACCACGCTTTGTGTGCAGTGAGTGTGGCAAAACATTTAGGTACAAAGTCTCATTTGTTATGCACCATAGAATCCACTCTGGAGAAACGCTTCATGTGTTTAACCAATGTGGCAAAACGTTTAGGCAAAACTCAACCTTCAGTCAACATGGAAAAATGTGTACTGGTTCAAGACAGGACAAGTGCAGCAAATGTGGGAAATCCCTGAGCCACAAGTCTGACTTCATTTATCCCCAGAAATTGCACAATGGTGCAAGCAGCTCCGTGTGCAGTGACTGTTCAGGGTCTTTTTCCGATAGGTCTGAGTTGATTCCACGTGAGAGAGTTTTCTCTGGAGAAGGGTTTTATAAGTGTAATGACTGTGTGAAATCTTTTAGCTGTAGGTCTGCCCTCATTTATCATCAGAGATCTCACACAGGAGAAAAGCCGTATGAGTGCAGTGACTGTGGGAAAGCCTTTACCACTAACTCCTTCCTCCGTCGTCATCAGAGAGTTCATTCTGGAGAACGGCCTCATGAGTGTAGTGACTGTGGGAAATGTTTCAACTTGAAGTCTTCCTTCATTTATCATCAGAGATCTCACACAGGAGAACAGCCTTATAAGTGCAGTCATTGCGGAAAATCTTACACCACTCGTTTTAACCTCCGTTGTCATCTACGAGTTCACTCTGGAGAAAGGCTTTCTGAGTGCAGGTACTGTGGGAAATCTTTTACATCTAAGGCTGCCCTCACACGTCATCAGAGATCTCACACAGGAGAAAAGCCGTAtaagtgcagtgaatgtgggaaggcTTTTACTTTTAGTTCCAACCTCCGTTACCATCAGAGAAGTCATTCTGGAGAAAAGCCTTATGAGTGCGTTGACTGTTGGAAATCTTTTTCGTCTAGGTCCTCTTTCACATATCATCGGAAATCTCACACTGGAGAAAGGCCTTATGAGTGCAGTGACTGTGGGAAAGCCTTTAAGACTAACTACTTCCTCCGTTGTCATCAGAGAGTTCATTCTGGAGAACGGCCTTATGAGTGCAGTGACTGTGGGAAATCTTTTTCCTCTAGGTCTGCCTTAAGATACCATCAGAAATCTCACAGAGGAGGAAAGCCTTCTGAGTACAGTGACTGTGGGAAGCCTTTTCTCTTTAAATCCAGATTTTGTTCCCGTCAGGAAGTTCATTCTGGAAAGAGGTCTTCTAAAAGGTGCAGTGAGTGCGGGAAATCTTTGACCAGTAACTTCGCCCTCCGTTACCATCTGAGAATTCATTCTGGAGAAAGGCCTTATGAGTGCAGTGACTGTGGGAAATGTTTTAGGTCTAAGTCTTCTTTCACATATCATCAGAAATGTCACACAGGAGAAAAGCCTTATGAGTGCGTTGACTGTGGGAAAGCCTTTAAGACTAACTACTTCCTCCGTTGTCATCAGAGAGTTCATTCTGGAGAACGGCCTTATGAGTGCAGTGACTGTGGGAAATCTTATATCTCTTGGCATGGCTTAAGATATCATCAGAAATCTCACAGAGGAGGAACGCCTTTTAAATGCAGTTACTGTGGGAAATCTTATACCAGTCTTGTTAACCTCCATAATCACCTAAAAGTTCACTCTTGA